From a region of the Luteibaculum oceani genome:
- a CDS encoding T9SS type A sorting domain-containing protein has protein sequence MKRLLLLSAVFGAFTSLNAQFIINPSTTFSAGDVQYLSIDTLPNSGISAGQSGSGQSYDISDFDLNFENITNFREAELIRNNENFPTATIGIEQQGGPGGGTVQVFFRKDANGIFLEGVVAQDSIVIEYSDEQTLVEFPSAFNSSYNDTYYAQATFYVGQNFQGTQIDSGRITIDGNRQAAFDGSGTLKSITGLFNDVLRERATVTETQTFELCINPGIPGFPCAWQEFNSETSTNVEYNFYGAESKFPLGSLTYNAAEDTLQEVNTNTDPTITSITEYDGPNVIEGGIYPNPVKTTATFTKPVQSVILMDASGKQQEIKLVNNSIDLTEVSNGNYIVIAVNQAGFVEHHPIVVAH, from the coding sequence ATGAAGAGACTTTTACTTTTATCTGCCGTATTTGGTGCGTTCACCTCACTAAATGCACAATTCATCATTAACCCATCCACCACGTTCAGTGCTGGAGATGTACAATATCTATCTATAGACACCCTACCTAATAGCGGAATTTCTGCTGGACAGTCTGGAAGCGGTCAGTCTTACGATATTTCTGATTTCGATTTAAACTTCGAAAACATTACCAATTTCAGAGAAGCTGAGCTTATTAGAAACAACGAGAACTTCCCTACAGCTACCATTGGTATTGAGCAACAAGGTGGCCCAGGTGGTGGAACCGTTCAAGTATTCTTTAGAAAAGATGCTAATGGTATCTTTTTAGAAGGAGTTGTAGCTCAGGATAGCATCGTAATTGAATATTCTGATGAGCAAACTTTGGTTGAGTTCCCATCTGCATTTAACTCTAGCTATAACGATACGTATTACGCACAAGCTACTTTTTATGTAGGACAAAACTTCCAAGGAACTCAAATCGATTCTGGTAGAATTACTATTGACGGAAACAGACAAGCCGCTTTTGATGGGTCTGGTACATTAAAGTCTATCACTGGTTTGTTTAACGATGTGCTTAGAGAAAGAGCTACGGTAACAGAAACCCAAACTTTTGAGCTTTGTATTAACCCAGGTATCCCAGGATTTCCATGTGCTTGGCAAGAATTTAACTCTGAGACTTCTACAAATGTAGAGTATAACTTCTACGGTGCAGAATCTAAATTCCCACTAGGAAGCCTTACTTACAACGCGGCTGAAGATACTTTACAAGAAGTTAACACCAACACAGATCCAACCATTACCTCTATTACAGAGTACGATGGTCCTAACGTAATTGAAGGTGGAATCTATCCTAACCCAGTAAAAACTACAGCTACCTTTACCAAGCCAGTTCAGTCTGTAATCCTCATGGATGCTTCAGGAAAGCAGCAAGAGATAAAACTAGTTAACAACAGCATTGACCTTACTGAAGTGAGCAACGGTAATTACATTGTTATTGCGGTTAATCAAGCAGGATTTGTTGAGCACCACCCGATTGTGGTAGCACACTAA
- a CDS encoding sensor histidine kinase — MPKSKQILLFPIAISILWMAFYLGILGTQNNQQPKDLSNLLEQEITSGYLIINNGRISSWSGNFIPTDIANYKTGFAETSNGLFFLYPPVASDQNGVKIPFLTLSRNFTVSNRHTEQIKHDTPYYRASLESFPYSKPLTFNNQTVYVQEINNNQVNHTWIFLCSLLLIIAKIILAKCFRNDILLFLFLILNWIVYARCIPDYLLENAGYFFQPISYASSSWFTSIADVWYALFLMCLLIRYSINKWSTKFIACAIAITVPLAFPSLIKDGELFPEVNIPVVIAQEGVNFWITILLLALIFYLIVKKLRGLQSTPRTNRVFVVVTTMLTTVINDYYGFVDMLHVLWTILALIAVLYIPKQGWATAAYIIILGLGMGYSSTKYAQKKLDNKGQVASEYLSQYNETPLSWYLLQEEWKRKKHLAKTLENETDCESFLRSEILVAYLDKYEPVKAPNKGVDGPFLSGDSIFISLPSCTYWLEDQSSFTRTGFPDLLADESWQLNLDNRFSFASYNNNILEDCSPYYNPPTVIDKLALERFKGKMESSDHKFLVNRYQSRTTFVSYPKAITTLVQLALSIFLILFFINFIGNFILSKSQTKLAQRIGYSLIAICVITSLLIGYLGYQNLTRQFDDENRTALLQQAQVAKQAFNQRPEWRSKILAGNNIKLENWLTKIAQEHKTDYTLYNTQGALIASSEPLLYKEGFRSSLLNFNTLKTVIEEQRIVIQDEIIGELDYKNAYVPLYGKGKVLIAILNIPLFEQQQILEKELQGYSASYLNTLLITLTLALLIGQILSSRVTRSFTWVENALMNQNSTDELTTLHYDKSDEIGSLVEAYNQKVSRINTLLDKIAEKEREGAWREMAKQVAHEIKNPLTPLKLKAQWLQMKLSQLEQNEAKLKTEELIVTVLDQTELLKNIANEFSNYASLEKSNPEIIALKPEMEKIAALYSESMDVIIDLEIPDHLQVYQDRNHFKRIYSNLFKNAIQAKREDQNSIIKIVAKEIDNEISISITDNGVGISAELIQRIFEPNFTTKTSGMGLGLAMVKNMLNMVDAKISVISTPNKGSKFTITYTNNHIDGIQ; from the coding sequence ATGCCTAAATCCAAACAAATACTACTGTTTCCAATTGCCATTTCCATTTTGTGGATGGCATTCTATTTGGGCATCCTCGGCACCCAAAATAATCAACAGCCGAAAGATCTTTCCAACTTATTAGAACAAGAAATTACAAGTGGCTATTTAATAATTAATAACGGCCGTATTAGCTCTTGGAGTGGGAATTTCATCCCAACAGATATTGCTAATTATAAAACGGGTTTTGCGGAAACCAGCAATGGACTTTTTTTCCTGTACCCTCCAGTTGCATCGGACCAAAACGGTGTTAAAATACCCTTTCTCACCCTTTCTAGAAATTTCACTGTTTCAAACCGCCATACGGAACAAATCAAACACGACACTCCCTATTACCGGGCATCGCTAGAATCCTTCCCATATTCAAAACCACTTACCTTTAATAATCAGACAGTATATGTTCAGGAAATTAACAATAACCAGGTTAACCATACATGGATCTTCCTGTGCAGTCTATTATTAATAATCGCAAAGATCATTTTAGCAAAATGCTTTCGAAATGACATCCTTCTTTTCCTTTTTTTGATCCTCAATTGGATTGTCTATGCGCGATGCATACCTGATTATCTGTTGGAGAACGCGGGCTACTTTTTTCAACCCATTTCCTATGCTTCTTCCTCATGGTTCACCTCTATAGCTGATGTTTGGTACGCGCTGTTTTTAATGTGTTTATTAATTCGCTATTCAATAAATAAATGGTCCACCAAATTTATTGCCTGTGCAATTGCTATTACGGTACCTCTTGCCTTTCCATCTTTGATAAAAGACGGTGAACTATTTCCCGAGGTAAACATACCCGTGGTAATCGCCCAGGAAGGGGTTAACTTTTGGATTACAATTCTTCTGCTGGCCCTGATTTTCTACCTAATTGTCAAAAAACTAAGAGGACTGCAAAGTACACCCCGCACTAACAGAGTTTTCGTAGTGGTTACCACCATGCTTACAACAGTGATCAACGATTATTATGGATTTGTAGATATGCTACATGTTCTATGGACCATATTAGCCCTGATAGCAGTTTTATACATACCAAAGCAGGGATGGGCTACTGCCGCCTACATTATAATTTTAGGACTAGGCATGGGTTACAGTAGTACCAAATACGCCCAAAAGAAGTTAGACAACAAAGGACAGGTTGCTTCAGAGTATTTATCCCAGTATAATGAGACACCACTAAGCTGGTATTTGCTTCAGGAAGAGTGGAAAAGGAAAAAACATCTGGCTAAAACCCTTGAAAATGAAACAGACTGTGAATCGTTTCTTCGTTCAGAAATCCTAGTAGCTTATCTGGATAAATACGAACCCGTTAAAGCACCTAACAAGGGTGTTGATGGTCCCTTTTTATCTGGCGATTCAATATTTATCTCCCTGCCAAGTTGCACTTATTGGCTTGAAGATCAATCCTCTTTTACCAGAACAGGATTCCCCGATTTACTTGCAGATGAAAGTTGGCAACTTAATCTAGACAATAGATTTTCTTTTGCCAGTTATAACAATAATATACTAGAGGATTGCTCCCCTTACTACAATCCGCCAACAGTTATAGATAAGCTTGCCTTGGAACGATTTAAAGGTAAAATGGAATCATCTGACCATAAATTCCTGGTAAACCGATACCAAAGCAGAACAACCTTTGTATCCTACCCAAAGGCGATTACTACACTCGTTCAGCTTGCGTTATCCATATTTCTGATTCTCTTCTTTATAAATTTTATCGGCAATTTTATACTATCCAAAAGCCAAACAAAATTAGCCCAGCGCATAGGATACTCGCTTATTGCCATCTGTGTTATAACCAGCTTATTAATAGGCTACTTGGGCTACCAAAACCTTACTCGCCAATTTGATGATGAAAACAGAACTGCTCTTTTACAGCAGGCTCAAGTGGCAAAGCAGGCTTTTAACCAACGCCCCGAATGGAGAAGTAAAATCCTAGCTGGAAATAACATTAAGTTAGAAAATTGGCTTACCAAAATTGCTCAAGAACACAAAACCGATTATACCCTTTACAATACGCAAGGGGCCCTAATCGCTAGTAGTGAACCCTTGTTGTACAAAGAAGGTTTTCGATCTTCACTACTTAATTTTAATACCCTTAAAACTGTTATTGAGGAACAACGAATTGTAATTCAAGACGAAATTATAGGAGAATTAGATTACAAAAATGCCTATGTACCCCTGTACGGTAAAGGAAAAGTTCTTATTGCTATTTTAAATATCCCACTGTTCGAGCAACAACAAATTTTAGAAAAAGAACTTCAGGGGTACTCTGCATCCTACTTAAATACCCTTCTAATTACTCTAACGCTTGCTTTGTTAATTGGTCAAATTCTTTCATCGCGAGTTACGCGCTCATTCACTTGGGTAGAAAATGCATTAATGAACCAAAATTCTACAGACGAGCTTACCACCCTGCACTATGACAAGTCTGATGAAATTGGTTCTCTGGTAGAGGCATACAACCAAAAAGTTTCGAGGATAAATACCCTGTTAGATAAAATTGCGGAAAAGGAAAGAGAGGGTGCTTGGCGCGAGATGGCAAAACAAGTTGCCCATGAAATTAAAAATCCGCTTACGCCGTTAAAATTGAAAGCTCAGTGGTTGCAAATGAAGCTAAGTCAATTGGAGCAAAATGAGGCTAAACTAAAAACCGAAGAACTCATTGTAACAGTTTTAGATCAAACGGAATTACTTAAGAACATCGCAAATGAGTTTTCCAACTATGCCTCTTTGGAAAAAAGCAATCCAGAAATCATTGCGTTAAAACCCGAGATGGAAAAAATTGCAGCGCTTTACAGCGAAAGCATGGATGTTATAATTGATTTAGAAATTCCAGATCACCTACAGGTTTATCAAGATAGGAACCATTTTAAAAGGATTTATTCCAACCTTTTTAAAAATGCCATTCAAGCCAAGCGAGAAGACCAAAACTCCATAATTAAGATCGTTGCGAAAGAAATAGACAATGAAATTTCCATTTCGATAACGGACAATGGTGTGGGAATATCCGCTGAATTAATACAACGAATATTCGAACCGAATTTCACTACCAAAACATCGGGAATGGGGCTTGGACTCGCCATGGTTAAAAACATGCTAAATATGGTAGATGCTAAGATTAGTGTAATTTCGACCCCGAATAAAGGAAGCAAGTTTACAATAACCTATACAAATAACCATATTGATGGAATACAATAA
- a CDS encoding enoyl-CoA hydratase/isomerase family protein: MEYNNVLVEIEDKVALVTINRPKQLNALNAETISELSNCFETLEQNKSVRAILLTGSGEKSFVAGADIKEFASFGKEQGAELSRRGHNQLFNKVENLTKPVIALINGFALGGGLELAMSCHYRFASENAKLGLPEVGLGVIPGYGGTQRLPQLVGKGRAMEMIFTAKMVSAKEACEMGLVNDVVAPDDLLELGKKSAKAITRNSGNAIAEAIKAVNAGYEFQNHGLEKEIEHFGNCFGTPEFKEGTGAFLEKRKPNFD; encoded by the coding sequence ATGGAATACAATAACGTTTTAGTAGAAATTGAAGATAAGGTAGCTCTAGTTACCATAAACAGACCAAAACAACTTAATGCCCTAAATGCTGAAACCATTTCTGAATTAAGTAACTGTTTTGAAACCTTGGAGCAAAACAAATCGGTAAGAGCAATATTATTAACGGGAAGCGGAGAGAAGAGCTTTGTAGCTGGAGCCGACATTAAAGAATTTGCCTCTTTTGGAAAAGAGCAAGGTGCAGAACTAAGCCGTAGAGGGCATAACCAATTGTTTAACAAGGTGGAAAACCTTACAAAACCTGTTATCGCACTTATTAATGGATTTGCACTAGGTGGTGGGTTAGAACTAGCTATGAGCTGTCATTACCGATTTGCTTCGGAAAATGCCAAACTAGGTTTACCAGAGGTTGGATTAGGCGTAATACCGGGTTACGGTGGAACCCAAAGGCTTCCTCAACTTGTTGGTAAAGGAAGAGCGATGGAAATGATCTTTACAGCTAAAATGGTGAGCGCCAAAGAAGCTTGCGAAATGGGCTTGGTAAATGATGTTGTTGCTCCAGATGACCTTTTGGAACTAGGTAAGAAATCTGCAAAAGCAATTACCAGAAATTCAGGAAACGCAATTGCCGAAGCAATTAAAGCGGTTAATGCCGGATATGAGTTTCAAAACCACGGTCTAGAAAAAGAAATTGAACACTTTGGAAATTGTTTTGGCACCCCAGAATTTAAGGAGGGAACGGGTGCATTTTTAGAAAAACGCAAGCCTAATTTCGACTAA
- a CDS encoding lipopolysaccharide biosynthesis protein, giving the protein MSVVRKLAKQTAIYGVPNILSRTLNFLLTYVHVGVFMPDSYGVITELYAYVAFILVVLLYGMETAYFRFVQENDQKKVFHTLQSGLYASTSLFLILVFAFQSSISSGIGYAGNPEFIGWIALIIAFDVLSAIPLVKLRHKEKPLVFVAINTVGILTNIGLNLFFFLYWFPEYQNGNSDMFLGEWFNPGIGVGYVFIANILSSGIKWLLLSLRGLPNPLDWDKNLWINAFKYSWPLVIAGFAGLINEVADRAMLKSILAPQIGMKAALYQLGIYGACYKLSLLINICVQAFRYAAEPLFFKQIKDRSDDSMVKILNYLVGFVLLVFIVVSIYIDYFKWFIRTEEYWAGLHIVPILLLANCFLALHIQISMWYKLSDKTKLGAGIALVAAVITLLGNIALVPIFGYLGAAITTLIVYAFLPIASFTISKKHYFVPYQIKKIGVNFTLAIIIVLIGHYILPDLHFALKGLLLLVFIAVFCFQEKLIFRHGNKRN; this is encoded by the coding sequence ATGTCGGTTGTAAGAAAACTTGCAAAACAAACTGCAATTTATGGGGTTCCGAATATTCTTTCGAGAACCCTTAATTTCCTGCTTACATACGTACATGTTGGTGTTTTCATGCCCGATAGCTACGGGGTAATTACCGAGTTATACGCATATGTTGCCTTCATTTTGGTGGTTCTGCTTTACGGTATGGAAACCGCCTACTTTAGGTTTGTTCAAGAAAACGACCAAAAAAAGGTTTTTCACACCCTGCAATCGGGTTTATACGCCAGTACCAGCCTGTTTTTAATTTTAGTTTTTGCCTTTCAATCTAGTATTTCGAGTGGCATAGGCTATGCTGGTAATCCAGAATTTATTGGTTGGATTGCCCTAATTATTGCTTTTGATGTGCTCTCAGCCATTCCATTGGTGAAGCTGAGGCATAAAGAAAAACCCCTTGTTTTTGTCGCTATTAACACCGTAGGTATCCTTACCAACATTGGATTAAACCTTTTCTTTTTTCTCTATTGGTTCCCAGAGTACCAAAACGGAAATTCTGACATGTTCTTAGGAGAATGGTTTAACCCAGGCATTGGGGTGGGTTACGTGTTTATTGCGAATATCCTCTCGTCGGGTATTAAATGGCTATTACTAAGCCTCAGAGGATTGCCCAATCCACTAGATTGGGATAAAAATTTGTGGATTAACGCCTTCAAATACTCGTGGCCATTGGTAATCGCTGGATTTGCTGGTTTAATTAATGAGGTGGCCGATAGGGCTATGCTAAAATCTATACTGGCACCTCAAATTGGAATGAAAGCCGCTTTGTACCAGCTTGGTATTTATGGAGCTTGTTACAAACTATCCTTGCTTATAAACATTTGCGTGCAGGCATTTCGCTATGCGGCAGAACCTTTGTTTTTTAAGCAGATTAAGGATAGAAGTGATGATTCCATGGTTAAAATTCTCAATTACCTGGTAGGATTCGTTTTGCTTGTTTTTATCGTGGTGAGTATTTACATCGATTATTTTAAATGGTTTATCCGCACCGAGGAATATTGGGCTGGATTACATATAGTTCCCATCCTACTTCTAGCAAATTGCTTTTTAGCCCTGCACATTCAGATCTCCATGTGGTATAAACTTTCTGATAAAACAAAATTGGGTGCAGGAATTGCTCTTGTTGCTGCGGTTATAACCCTACTTGGTAATATTGCTTTGGTGCCAATTTTCGGATATTTGGGAGCTGCTATAACAACCTTAATTGTCTATGCATTTTTACCAATCGCCTCCTTCACCATTTCCAAAAAGCATTATTTCGTCCCCTATCAGATTAAAAAAATAGGAGTCAATTTCACTTTAGCAATAATTATCGTTTTAATTGGACATTATATCCTTCCCGATCTCCATTTTGCTTTGAAGGGATTATTATTATTGGTTTTTATTGCCGTTTTTTGTTTTCAAGAAAAGTTGATTTTTAGACATGGAAATAAGCGTAATTAA
- the dut gene encoding dUTP diphosphatase, with protein MEISVINKSNNPLPKFETESSAGMDLRASLDSPITLNPGERALIPTGLYMALPSGYEAQIRPRSGLAFKHGITVLNSPGTIDADYRGEIKVLLINHGEASFEINSGERIAQMVIAQYQQFNWKETQSLDETQRGSGGFGHTGK; from the coding sequence ATGGAAATAAGCGTAATTAATAAATCGAATAACCCATTACCAAAGTTCGAAACCGAAAGTAGTGCGGGTATGGATTTAAGGGCCTCTTTAGATAGCCCCATAACGCTAAATCCAGGTGAAAGAGCCTTAATACCCACAGGTCTTTATATGGCACTGCCCTCTGGGTACGAAGCGCAAATTAGACCGCGAAGCGGCTTGGCATTTAAGCACGGCATTACCGTTCTTAACAGTCCAGGCACCATAGATGCCGACTATCGTGGAGAAATTAAGGTGCTACTTATAAATCATGGGGAAGCTTCTTTTGAAATTAATTCGGGAGAGCGAATTGCACAGATGGTAATTGCGCAATACCAACAGTTTAACTGGAAAGAAACACAATCATTAGACGAAACCCAACGCGGAAGTGGTGGGTTTGGACATACTGGAAAATAA
- a CDS encoding sugar phosphate nucleotidyltransferase yields the protein MKIIVPMAGRGSRLRPHTLTVPKPLIPIAGKPIVQRLVEDIAGVCAEKITEIAFIIGDFGKEVEEKLIGVAESLGAKGSIYYQDQPLGTAHAIMCAADSLDGPVIVAFADTLFKADFKLDSDSDGIIWVNKVDNPSAFGVVNLDQDGVIREFVEKPETFVSDLAIIGIYFFKDGAYLKSELQYLLDNDIKDRGEYQITDALENMKKKGTKFKPGKVDHWLDCGNKDVTVATNEQYLEFIKDQKLIDSSVSTKNSVIIEPCYIAPGVSIENSVVGPHVSIGANTKIINSVIRKSIIQENALIENKTLSNSMVGNHAKIHGREEDLSVGDYNVIKH from the coding sequence ATGAAAATTATAGTACCAATGGCAGGGCGCGGAAGCCGCCTTAGACCACACACTTTAACTGTTCCAAAACCACTTATACCCATAGCAGGAAAACCAATTGTACAGCGATTGGTAGAAGATATTGCAGGAGTTTGCGCTGAAAAAATAACGGAAATTGCCTTTATAATTGGGGACTTCGGGAAAGAAGTAGAGGAAAAACTAATTGGAGTAGCCGAATCTCTGGGGGCTAAAGGATCTATTTATTACCAAGATCAACCTCTAGGTACTGCACATGCAATAATGTGCGCCGCCGATTCACTTGATGGGCCCGTTATTGTTGCCTTTGCCGATACATTATTTAAGGCAGATTTTAAATTGGATAGCGACTCGGATGGTATAATCTGGGTTAACAAGGTTGATAATCCTTCCGCTTTTGGAGTGGTAAACCTAGACCAAGATGGCGTAATTAGAGAATTTGTAGAAAAGCCAGAAACCTTTGTTTCGGACCTAGCCATAATAGGAATCTATTTCTTTAAGGATGGAGCATACCTAAAGAGCGAATTGCAGTACCTGCTCGATAACGACATAAAAGATCGTGGCGAGTATCAAATTACCGATGCCCTTGAAAACATGAAAAAGAAGGGCACCAAATTTAAGCCAGGAAAAGTAGATCACTGGTTAGACTGTGGTAATAAAGATGTAACGGTTGCTACCAATGAACAATACCTTGAATTTATAAAGGATCAAAAGCTAATTGACAGCTCCGTTAGCACAAAAAATAGCGTGATTATAGAACCTTGCTATATTGCTCCTGGAGTTTCGATAGAAAACAGTGTTGTTGGACCGCATGTTTCAATCGGTGCAAACACTAAGATTATAAATTCTGTTATTCGCAAGAGTATTATTCAAGAAAATGCGTTGATTGAAAACAAAACACTTTCGAATTCCATGGTAGGTAATCATGCCAAAATACATGGAAGAGAAGAAGACCTTTCGGTTGGGGACTATAATGTTATTAAGCACTAG
- a CDS encoding tetratricopeptide repeat protein, with amino-acid sequence MEEKKTFRLGTIMLLSTRLLLKSILIVGLGACILLPSTAILAQKSERGEDLSLKDERKFQSLFFEAIKDKSLGNNRRAISALEECIKITEDEAAVWYELARLKAFEGSFYDAIRDIEKAIELEDNNVFYLELAAQLYRETEEYKKALNHLEKIVALKPGDANAYLDQAEIYEELGDLSKTEKLYAKAIEITGESLEISYRKIQAFVRAGKLNKAIQETDLLIEKFPTVPEIREMKADFYLMQNNLKEAISTLNKLAESNPFYTKTFLKLALIYVNQGNFGKAIEYAKPAFASKDLNIDDKMRLMLVFYESSNLDKTHVDSYIDLAQSLTEAHPQDGKSWAVYGDILYREDQIEKALENYRIVTQLAPEKQLIWERVLDVESRLGMVDSLLKHAVKCTKLFPSQPIFYLYSGLAHIQIENHDDATFILESGLALVINNPAMRVQFLNLIGDAYTALRKFNKADKIYEEALSIAPNNPLVLNNYSYSLSERNQNLKEAKKMIEAALSADPKNPSYLDTYAWILFKLNDYDKARLYIQRAVDAGGEDSGTILEHYGDILFKMGETENAVEYWLKAKSKEGYSDKLDEKIEKKKWLE; translated from the coding sequence ATGGAAGAGAAGAAGACCTTTCGGTTGGGGACTATAATGTTATTAAGCACTAGACTTTTACTTAAATCTATATTAATAGTTGGTTTGGGAGCATGTATTTTGCTTCCAAGCACAGCTATTTTGGCTCAAAAATCGGAGCGCGGAGAGGATCTTTCCCTTAAAGATGAAAGAAAGTTTCAATCGCTATTTTTTGAGGCCATAAAAGATAAAAGTTTGGGGAATAACAGAAGAGCTATTTCTGCCCTTGAAGAGTGTATTAAAATAACCGAAGACGAGGCAGCTGTTTGGTACGAATTGGCGCGGCTAAAGGCTTTTGAAGGAAGCTTTTACGATGCTATAAGAGATATAGAAAAAGCAATAGAGTTAGAAGACAACAATGTATTCTACCTCGAACTCGCTGCACAATTATATCGAGAAACAGAGGAATACAAAAAGGCGCTTAATCACCTTGAAAAAATTGTTGCTTTAAAACCTGGCGATGCAAATGCGTATCTAGATCAGGCCGAGATTTACGAAGAGCTTGGTGACCTTAGCAAAACAGAAAAACTTTACGCAAAGGCAATAGAGATTACTGGAGAAAGCTTAGAAATTTCTTACCGGAAAATTCAAGCCTTTGTACGTGCTGGTAAGCTTAATAAAGCGATACAAGAAACGGATTTGTTAATTGAAAAATTTCCAACCGTTCCGGAAATCAGAGAAATGAAGGCCGATTTCTATCTGATGCAGAATAATCTGAAAGAAGCCATATCTACCTTAAATAAACTCGCAGAAAGCAATCCTTTTTACACTAAAACCTTCCTGAAATTAGCGCTTATCTACGTTAACCAAGGAAACTTTGGGAAAGCTATTGAATACGCTAAACCAGCTTTTGCTTCCAAGGATTTAAACATCGACGATAAAATGCGTTTGATGTTGGTGTTTTACGAATCGAGTAACTTGGATAAAACCCATGTAGATAGCTATATAGATTTGGCCCAATCCCTTACCGAAGCCCATCCCCAAGATGGAAAATCATGGGCGGTTTACGGTGATATCCTATACAGGGAGGACCAAATAGAAAAAGCCCTCGAAAATTATAGAATCGTTACTCAATTAGCACCCGAAAAGCAACTGATTTGGGAGCGTGTTCTCGACGTGGAGTCGAGATTGGGCATGGTAGACTCATTGCTAAAACACGCTGTAAAATGCACTAAATTATTTCCATCCCAGCCTATTTTCTACCTGTACAGCGGCTTAGCGCACATTCAAATTGAAAATCACGACGACGCCACTTTTATCCTGGAGTCTGGTTTAGCACTGGTTATTAATAACCCCGCTATGCGCGTGCAGTTTCTGAACCTAATTGGTGATGCGTACACCGCGCTTAGAAAATTTAATAAAGCAGACAAGATTTACGAGGAAGCCCTATCAATAGCTCCCAATAACCCCCTTGTTCTCAACAATTACAGTTACAGCTTAAGTGAGAGAAATCAGAACTTAAAAGAGGCGAAAAAAATGATAGAGGCGGCACTTTCTGCCGACCCCAAAAATCCTAGCTACCTAGACACCTATGCATGGATACTATTTAAGCTAAACGATTACGACAAAGCAAGATTATACATCCAGCGTGCGGTAGATGCTGGTGGTGAAGACTCGGGAACCATATTAGAACACTATGGCGATATCCTCTTTAAAATGGGAGAAACCGAAAACGCTGTAGAGTATTGGTTAAAGGCGAAGTCGAAAGAAGGATATTCGGACAAATTAGACGAGAAGATTGAGAAGAAGAAGTGGTTGGAATAA
- a CDS encoding DUF4292 domain-containing protein has protein sequence MRRRSGWNKAFAFLGCLLFLASCGVKKELAKINRIPCKELIEKVEKGGDFPEVFAAKYACEVSFADGKNQKFGAILRSEKNRGASISISPLLGIEIFKIYLFEDSVVFLDKIEKTYYSGTYNYLSEKMGTPINLDLIQDLVSAKPLKYKDSDKYRCDKDKDFYIVKNVPSRKLRKGLGITKGENYDNEADSVYLYNTVNRKLAKALKKDDDIFVKRYFADGDFNLKRVVIHEVENNRLLEIKYDELQNFSGTFIPRLIELELTSAEQNLKITINPSKFKVMDSYDESVNIPEKYERISMD, from the coding sequence TTGAGAAGAAGAAGTGGTTGGAATAAGGCTTTTGCATTTTTAGGATGCCTTTTATTTTTAGCGAGTTGTGGAGTAAAAAAAGAACTTGCCAAGATTAATCGTATCCCCTGCAAGGAACTTATTGAGAAGGTAGAAAAGGGGGGAGACTTTCCAGAGGTGTTTGCTGCGAAGTACGCTTGCGAAGTATCCTTTGCCGATGGGAAAAATCAAAAATTTGGGGCCATCCTACGCTCAGAAAAAAATCGTGGTGCGAGTATTTCCATTTCACCACTTTTGGGCATAGAAATATTTAAAATCTACCTGTTTGAAGACAGTGTGGTTTTCTTGGATAAAATTGAAAAAACTTATTACTCAGGAACCTATAACTACTTGAGTGAAAAAATGGGAACTCCTATTAACCTGGATCTCATTCAAGACTTGGTTTCTGCCAAACCCCTTAAATACAAAGACAGCGACAAATATCGTTGCGATAAGGACAAGGACTTTTACATCGTAAAAAACGTTCCATCCAGAAAACTGCGGAAAGGTTTAGGTATTACAAAGGGAGAGAACTACGACAACGAGGCAGACTCGGTTTATTTGTACAACACAGTAAACAGGAAGTTAGCCAAAGCCCTAAAAAAGGACGATGACATTTTTGTTAAGCGCTATTTTGCCGATGGTGACTTTAATTTAAAACGCGTAGTTATTCACGAGGTAGAAAACAATCGTCTCCTCGAGATTAAATACGATGAACTACAAAACTTCTCAGGAACCTTTATCCCAAGACTCATAGAACTAGAGCTTACCAGTGCTGAACAAAACCTTAAGATTACCATCAACCCATCAAAATTTAAAGTGATGGATAGTTATGATGAATCGGTAAACATCCCAGAAAAATATGAACGCATCTCTATGGATTAG